The following are encoded in a window of Pseudomonas sp. St316 genomic DNA:
- a CDS encoding glycine zipper 2TM domain-containing protein — MNKSMLVGAVLGAVGVTAGGAVATYSLVKSGPESAQVLAVEPVKTQIKTPREVCKDVTVTRQKPVQDQHQIAGTVIGALAGGLLGNQVGGGTGKKIATVAGAAGGGYAGNKIQEGMQERDTYTTTQTRCNTVNDISDKVVGYDVRYMLDGKEGKVRMDRDPGNQIPVNKEGQLILGQNEPAQ, encoded by the coding sequence GTGAACAAATCGATGCTGGTTGGTGCGGTATTGGGTGCTGTCGGTGTAACGGCCGGTGGTGCGGTCGCCACCTACAGCTTGGTAAAAAGTGGCCCTGAATCTGCCCAGGTGTTGGCCGTGGAGCCGGTCAAAACACAGATCAAAACCCCTCGTGAAGTGTGCAAGGACGTCACCGTGACTCGGCAGAAGCCAGTCCAGGACCAACACCAGATCGCTGGCACCGTGATCGGCGCCTTGGCCGGTGGCCTATTGGGCAACCAGGTCGGCGGCGGCACCGGCAAGAAAATCGCCACCGTGGCAGGTGCGGCCGGCGGCGGGTATGCCGGTAACAAGATTCAGGAAGGCATGCAGGAACGCGACACCTACACCACCACCCAGACTCGCTGCAACACGGTCAATGACATCAGCGACAAGGTTGTGGGCTACGACGTTCGCTACATGCTCGACGGCAAAGAAGGCAAAGTCCGCATGGACCGCGACCCGGGCAATCAGATCCCGGTGAACAAGGAAGGCCAACTGATCCTGGGGCAGAACGAACCGGCTCAGTGA
- the secF gene encoding protein translocase subunit SecF, with protein MLRTINFMGVRNVAFGFTLFLTVLALFSWATKGLNYGLDFTGGTLIELTYERPADVTKVREQLASSGYGEAIVQSFGATTDLLVRMPGEDPQLGHQVAEALQKAGGDNPAQVKRVEFVGPQVGEELRDQGGLGMLMALGGILIYLAFRFQWKFAVGAIVSLIHDVIVTVGILSFFQITFDLTVLAAVLAIIGYSLNDTIVVFDRVRENFRVLRKASLIENINISTTQTLLRTMATSISTLLAIAALLFFGGDNLFGFSIALFIGVLAGTYSSIYIANVVLIWLNLSTEDLIPPAATETEVDDRP; from the coding sequence ATGTTACGTACAATCAACTTCATGGGCGTTCGCAACGTTGCGTTCGGCTTCACATTGTTCCTCACGGTCCTGGCGTTGTTCAGTTGGGCCACCAAGGGCCTGAACTATGGCCTGGACTTCACCGGCGGTACGCTCATCGAGCTGACCTACGAGCGTCCGGCTGACGTCACCAAGGTGCGTGAGCAACTGGCGAGCTCGGGCTACGGCGAAGCCATCGTGCAGAGCTTCGGTGCGACCACCGACCTGCTGGTGCGCATGCCGGGTGAAGATCCGCAGTTGGGTCATCAGGTAGCCGAGGCCTTGCAGAAGGCCGGCGGCGACAACCCGGCCCAGGTCAAGCGCGTCGAGTTCGTCGGCCCGCAAGTGGGTGAAGAACTGCGCGACCAGGGCGGCCTCGGCATGCTGATGGCGCTGGGTGGCATCCTGATCTACCTGGCCTTCCGCTTTCAGTGGAAGTTTGCGGTGGGCGCCATCGTCTCGCTGATCCACGACGTGATCGTGACCGTGGGCATCCTGTCGTTCTTCCAGATCACCTTCGACTTGACGGTGCTGGCGGCGGTGCTGGCGATCATCGGTTACTCGCTCAACGACACCATCGTGGTGTTCGACCGGGTGCGTGAGAACTTCCGTGTGCTGCGCAAGGCGTCCCTGATCGAGAACATCAACATCTCGACCACCCAGACCCTGTTGCGGACCATGGCGACGTCGATCTCCACCTTGCTGGCAATTGCCGCGCTGCTGTTCTTTGGTGGCGACAACCTGTTCGGGTTCTCCATCGCGCTGTTCATTGGTGTGTTGGCGGGTACCTACTCGTCGATCTACATCGCCAACGTGGTGCTGATCTGGCTGAACCTGAGCACCGAGGACCTGATTCCTCCTGCGGCCACGGAAACGGAAGTCGACGACCGCCCATAA
- the secD gene encoding protein translocase subunit SecD, with translation MLNKYPLWKYVLILAVLAVGLIYSAPNLYPDDPAIQVSGASTALQVTQADLDRASAALKASNIEVKAASIAENGKGGLLRLVKAEDQLPAKDVVRKALGDDYVVALNLAQTTPQWLRKFGAHPMKLGLDLSGGVHFLLEVDMDKALDARMKVYEGDVKSLLRKERVRYRSLPAFNGAIQLGFSDEDTREQARALVRKTFNDFDIVPADLNGQAVLRLAMTPAKLAEIREYSIKQNLTTVRNRVNELGVAEPIVQRQGANRIVVELPGVQDTAEAKRILGKTANLEFRLGAEPGASKASSESFEFREGNRPAAQIERGLIITGDQVTDAKASFDEHGRPQVNIHLDGHGGELMSRATRSNVGRSMAVIFIEQKPITTYTKQVVNGVEKDVAVQAFKEEKKIISLATIQSPLGSQFRITGLNGQGEASELALLLRAGGLAAPMYFAEERTIGPSLGADNITKGIDASLWGMLFVSLFIIAIYRFFGIIATVALAVNMVMLLALMSLLGATLTLPGIAGIVLTMGMAVDANVLIFSRIREEIAAGMSIQRAINEGFGRAFTAILDANLTTLLVGGILFAMGTGPVKGFAVTMSLGIFTSMFTAIMVTRAMVNLIFGGRDFKKLWI, from the coding sequence ATGCTGAACAAATACCCTCTGTGGAAATATGTACTGATCCTGGCGGTGCTGGCGGTCGGGCTGATTTATTCCGCTCCCAATCTATACCCGGATGACCCGGCCATTCAGGTCAGTGGCGCAAGCACTGCGCTGCAGGTCACCCAGGCCGATCTGGACCGTGCGAGCGCTGCGCTCAAGGCGTCCAATATCGAGGTCAAGGCTGCGTCCATCGCCGAAAACGGCAAGGGCGGTCTGTTGCGCCTGGTCAAGGCGGAAGACCAACTGCCAGCCAAGGACGTGGTGCGCAAGGCGTTGGGCGACGATTACGTTGTGGCCTTGAACCTGGCCCAGACCACCCCGCAATGGCTGCGCAAGTTTGGTGCGCATCCGATGAAGCTGGGTCTGGACTTGTCCGGTGGTGTGCACTTCCTGCTGGAAGTGGACATGGATAAAGCCCTCGACGCGCGGATGAAAGTCTACGAAGGCGACGTCAAGAGCCTGCTGCGCAAAGAGCGCGTGCGCTATCGCAGCCTGCCGGCCTTCAACGGTGCCATTCAGCTGGGCTTCAGCGATGAAGATACCCGCGAGCAGGCCCGTGCGCTGGTCCGCAAGACCTTCAACGATTTCGACATTGTGCCGGCCGACCTCAATGGTCAGGCGGTGCTGCGTCTGGCGATGACCCCGGCCAAGCTGGCGGAAATCCGCGAATACTCCATCAAGCAGAACTTGACCACCGTGCGTAACCGGGTCAACGAGCTGGGCGTGGCCGAACCGATCGTGCAGCGCCAGGGCGCCAACCGCATCGTGGTCGAGCTGCCGGGCGTGCAGGACACCGCCGAAGCCAAGCGTATCCTCGGCAAGACCGCCAACCTGGAGTTCCGCCTCGGTGCTGAACCGGGCGCGTCCAAGGCCTCTTCCGAGAGCTTCGAGTTCCGTGAGGGCAATCGTCCGGCGGCGCAGATCGAGCGTGGCCTGATCATCACCGGTGACCAGGTGACCGACGCCAAGGCAAGCTTCGACGAGCACGGTCGTCCACAGGTGAACATCCACCTCGACGGCCACGGTGGCGAGCTGATGAGCCGCGCCACGCGCAGCAACGTCGGCCGCAGCATGGCGGTGATCTTCATCGAGCAGAAGCCGATCACCACCTACACCAAGCAAGTGGTCAATGGTGTCGAGAAAGACGTCGCGGTACAGGCGTTCAAGGAAGAGAAGAAAATCATCAGCCTGGCGACCATCCAGTCGCCGCTGGGCAGCCAGTTCCGTATCACCGGCCTGAACGGCCAGGGTGAAGCCTCGGAACTGGCCCTGCTGCTGCGTGCCGGTGGCCTGGCCGCGCCGATGTACTTCGCTGAAGAGCGCACCATCGGCCCGAGCCTGGGTGCCGACAACATCACCAAGGGCATCGACGCCTCGCTGTGGGGCATGCTGTTCGTGTCGCTGTTCATCATCGCCATCTACCGCTTCTTCGGCATCATCGCCACCGTCGCGCTGGCGGTGAACATGGTGATGCTGCTGGCCTTGATGTCGCTGCTGGGCGCCACGCTGACCCTGCCGGGTATCGCCGGTATCGTGTTGACCATGGGTATGGCGGTGGACGCCAACGTGCTGATCTTCTCGCGGATACGTGAAGAGATCGCCGCGGGCATGTCGATCCAGCGGGCAATCAACGAAGGCTTCGGCCGGGCATTCACCGCGATTCTCGATGCCAACCTGACCACGTTGCTGGTGGGCGGGATTCTCTTCGCCATGGGCACCGGCCCGGTCAAGGGCTTCGCAGTGACCATGTCCCTCGGGATCTTTACCTCGATGTTCACAGCCATCATGGTGACCCGCGCAATGGTCAACCTGATCTTTGGCGGTCGTGACTTCAAGAAGTTGTGGATTTAA
- the yajC gene encoding preprotein translocase subunit YajC: protein MSFFISNAMADAAAPAAAGPMGGGFEWIFLVGFLVIFYLMIWRPQAKRAKEQKNLLGSLQKGDEVVTTGGIAGKITKVADDFVVLEVSDTVEMKFQKGAIAATLPKGTLKAI, encoded by the coding sequence ATGAGCTTTTTTATCTCTAATGCCATGGCTGACGCGGCTGCACCTGCTGCTGCCGGCCCTATGGGCGGCGGTTTCGAGTGGATTTTCCTGGTCGGCTTCCTGGTCATCTTCTACCTGATGATCTGGCGTCCACAGGCCAAACGCGCCAAAGAGCAGAAGAACCTGCTGGGCAGCCTGCAGAAGGGCGATGAAGTGGTCACCACCGGCGGCATCGCTGGCAAGATCACCAAAGTGGCCGATGACTTCGTGGTTCTGGAAGTGTCCGACACTGTTGAAATGAAGTTCCAGAAGGGCGCTATCGCGGCCACGCTGCCAAAAGGCACGCTGAAAGCGATCTAA
- the tgt gene encoding tRNA guanosine(34) transglycosylase Tgt, with protein sequence MSFELLATDGKARRGRLTFPRGTVETPAFMPVGTYGTVKGMLPRDIVATGAEIILGNTFHLWLRPGMEVIKAHGDLHDFMQWKGPILTDSGGFQVFSLGAMRKIKEEGVTFASPVDGSKVFMGPEESMQVQRDLGSDIVMIFDECTPYPADEDVARVSMELSLRWAQRSKNAHGENTAALFGIVQGGMHRDLRMRSLEGLDKIGFDGLAIGGLSVGEPKHEMIKVLDYLPGEMPADKPRYLMGVGKPEDLVEGVRRGVDMFDCVMPTRNARNGHLFIDTGVLKIRNAFHRHDDSPLDPTCDCYTCQNFSRAYLHHLDKCGEMLGSMLNTIHNLRHYQVLMAGLREAIQQGTLAAFVEAFYAKRGLPVPPLD encoded by the coding sequence ATGTCCTTCGAGTTGCTTGCCACCGATGGCAAGGCGCGTCGCGGTCGCCTGACCTTCCCCCGCGGTACCGTGGAAACCCCGGCGTTCATGCCGGTGGGCACCTACGGCACGGTCAAGGGCATGCTGCCACGGGACATCGTCGCCACGGGCGCGGAGATCATCCTCGGCAACACCTTCCACCTATGGCTGCGCCCGGGCATGGAAGTGATCAAGGCCCACGGCGACCTGCACGATTTCATGCAGTGGAAAGGCCCGATTCTGACTGACTCCGGCGGTTTCCAGGTGTTCAGCCTCGGTGCGATGCGCAAGATCAAGGAGGAGGGCGTGACCTTCGCTTCTCCGGTGGACGGTTCCAAGGTGTTCATGGGGCCGGAAGAGTCGATGCAGGTCCAGCGCGACCTGGGCTCGGACATCGTGATGATCTTCGACGAATGCACGCCGTACCCGGCCGATGAAGACGTGGCGCGGGTGTCCATGGAGCTGTCGTTGCGTTGGGCCCAACGTTCGAAGAACGCCCATGGCGAGAACACGGCGGCGCTGTTCGGCATCGTCCAGGGCGGCATGCACCGCGACCTGCGCATGCGCTCGCTCGAAGGCCTGGACAAGATCGGCTTCGATGGCCTGGCGATTGGCGGCCTGTCGGTGGGCGAGCCCAAGCACGAGATGATCAAGGTGCTCGATTACCTGCCGGGCGAAATGCCCGCTGACAAACCTCGTTACCTTATGGGCGTTGGCAAACCGGAGGATCTGGTTGAGGGTGTGCGCCGCGGGGTGGACATGTTCGATTGCGTGATGCCAACCCGTAATGCCCGCAATGGGCATCTGTTCATCGACACGGGCGTGCTGAAGATCCGTAACGCGTTCCATCGCCATGATGATTCGCCGCTGGATCCGACGTGCGATTGCTACACCTGCCAGAACTTCTCCCGCGCTTATCTGCATCATTTGGACAAGTGCGGCGAAATGCTCGGCAGTATGCTCAATACCATCCACAATTTGCGCCATTATCAGGTGCTTATGGCTGGTTTGCGCGAGGCTATCCAACAGGGTACATTGGCCGCCTTTGTCGAGGCCTTCTATGCCAAGCGCGGGTTGCCTGTACCGCCCTTGGACTGA
- the queA gene encoding tRNA preQ1(34) S-adenosylmethionine ribosyltransferase-isomerase QueA, with protein sequence MRVADFTFELPDSLIARHPLAERRASRLLTLDGVSGAMAHRQFTDLLEHLRPGDLMVFNNTRVIPARLFGQKASGGKLEILVERVLDSHRVLAHVRSSKSPKPGSSILIDGGGEAVMVARHDALFELAFAEEVLPLLDRVGHMPLPPYIDRPDEGSDRERYQTVYAERLGAVAAPTAGLHFDQPLLEAIAAKGVETAFVTLHVGAGTFQPVRVERIEDHHMHNEWLEVSQEVVDAVAACRVRGGRVVAVGTTSVRSLESAARDGVLKPFSGDTDIFIYPGRPFHVVDALVTNFHLPESTLLMLVSAFAGYPEAMAAYKAAVEHGYRFFSYGDAMFITRNPAPRGPEETV encoded by the coding sequence ATGCGTGTTGCTGACTTTACTTTCGAACTCCCGGATTCGCTGATCGCCCGCCACCCTTTGGCCGAGCGTCGCGCCAGTCGACTGTTGACCCTGGACGGGGTCAGCGGTGCCATGGCTCACCGTCAATTCACTGATTTGCTTGAGCATTTGCGCCCGGGCGATTTGATGGTGTTCAACAATACCCGGGTGATCCCGGCGCGGTTGTTTGGTCAGAAGGCCTCCGGCGGCAAGCTGGAGATTCTGGTGGAGCGGGTGCTGGACAGCCATCGCGTGCTGGCCCATGTGCGTTCCAGCAAGTCGCCCAAGCCCGGTTCCTCGATCTTGATCGACGGCGGTGGCGAGGCGGTGATGGTGGCGCGGCATGATGCGTTGTTCGAGCTGGCGTTTGCCGAAGAGGTGTTGCCGCTGCTCGACCGTGTCGGGCACATGCCGTTGCCTCCTTATATAGACCGCCCGGACGAAGGTTCGGACCGCGAGCGTTATCAGACCGTGTACGCCGAGCGCCTGGGGGCGGTGGCGGCGCCGACGGCGGGGCTGCATTTCGATCAGCCGTTGCTGGAGGCGATTGCCGCCAAGGGCGTGGAGACGGCGTTCGTGACGTTGCACGTTGGCGCCGGTACGTTCCAGCCGGTGCGGGTCGAGCGCATCGAAGACCATCACATGCACAACGAATGGCTGGAAGTCAGCCAGGAAGTCGTCGATGCCGTGGCGGCCTGTCGCGTCCGCGGTGGACGGGTGGTGGCGGTGGGGACCACCAGCGTGCGTTCCCTGGAAAGCGCCGCGCGCGATGGCGTGCTCAAGCCGTTCAGTGGCGACACCGACATCTTTATCTACCCGGGCCGGCCGTTTCATGTGGTCGATGCCCTGGTCACCAACTTTCATTTGCCCGAATCCACGCTGTTGATGCTGGTTTCGGCGTTCGCCGGTTATCCCGAAGCCATGGCCGCCTACAAGGCCGCCGTCGAGCATGGATACCGCTTTTTCAGCTACGGTGATGCGATGTTCATCACCCGTAACCCCGCGCCACGCGGGCCCGAGGAAACAGTATGA